In Asticcacaulis sp. MM231, the genomic window CTCGCAGGTGCGGTGATTATCAACTCTGTGGACCCCTCCAATGATTGGAATGTCAAGGCCCGCGTCATGGGGGCAGATTCTGGTGACCGGTCGGTTGCGGTCGCCGGCGGCGGTCCGCTGGTCACCGACAAACTGGCCTTCCGGATCGCGCTTGAAGACAGCCATACAGAGGGTCTGGTCTATAACCCAACCCGAAAGGAATATGTTGACGAAGCGGACGCCCTGAATGCTCGTGCCAAGCTGCTGTGGACGCCAACAGCGGATGCGAAGATTGGGCTGACCTTAAGCCATATCGAACGCGATGGCGGCTATCTCTATACCTATTCCCGCACCGATGTGCCGAACTGGTACGATAACCGCACCGATTATTCAGATGCGCCCAATGACGGCAGAAATCGCACCGATATCGTTACGCTCAAGGGCGACTATAACCTGTCTGATCGCTGGACGATGAGCGCCGTCGCGTCCTGGAACCATGTTAAGACCTATGGCTCCTATGACGGTGATTATACCGCGGCTGACGTCGCCTACGGCGTAAACCGCTACGACGACAAGACATTTTCACAAGAATTGCACTTCAACTATAAGGGTAACCGCCTGCAAGGCCTCGTCGGCATCTATCACGTCAAGCGCGACAGTTCCACCGTCACCGCCAGCCTGACCAATGTCGACCTGCCCAAAACGACTCTGGCCAGTGCTCTGATCGCTTACGGATTACCCGCCACGACCGCCAATGCGGTTGTCGATCTCTATGCGGCAGCCTTTCCCGTTATTCCTGTGGATTTTTCGGCGGACACGCCCGAGACGACTGAGAACGCGGCCATTTTTGCCGACGGCACCTACCAGTTGACGGAAAAGCTCTCCCTGATCGGCGGTCTGCGCTACGATTATGAAGATTACACCACGGGCACCAGCGCGACGGCCAAGCTCAAGGGTTCCTATCCCGATCCTGCTGCCTATGGGGCCTATGCGGCGCTTATCACGGCGCTCAATGGCGCCATCGATTCGCAGGTGACCGCCGCTGGCCAGACCACGCCGGCCTCCACACGCACCTTCCGCGCCTTTCTGCCCAAGGCGGGTGTGAAGTACGCCTTCACGCCGGATATCTCCGGCAGCTTCACGGTGCAGCGCGGCTATCGCGCCGGCGGTTCATCGGTCAATACGGCGCGCTCGTCGGTCGTGGCCTACGATCCGGAATATACCTGGAACTACGAGGCCTCGCTGCGCAGCGCCTGGTTTGATGGCAGCCTGATCGTCAATGCTAACGCCTACTACATCGACTGGACCGATCAGCAGGTGCTAGTTAATCTCGGCCTCAACGCCTATGACTACCAGACGGAAAATGCCGGCAAGTCGCATCTCTACGGGTTTGAGGTTGAGGCGTCGCAGCGCGTGTCTTCCGCCTTCCAGTGGTATGGCTCGCTTGGTTATTCACGTACAAAATTTGATGAGTTCGTTGTTACGAGCGGCACCTTGTTCGCCGACTATACCGATGCGGAATTCGCCTATGCCCCGCACTACACGATAGCTCTCGGCGGCACCTATCGCTGGACAAACGGGGTCTTCGCCAATCTGAACGCCAACCACACGTCGGGGGCTTATAGCGGCACCGATGTGACCGAACAGCAGGCCTACAGCGTTGACGCCAAGACCCTGGTCAATGCCAAGGTCGGTTATGAAACCGAGCACTGGGGCCTCTATCTCTATGCCAGCAACCTGCTCGACGAGCGGTACGTATCCTACTGGCGCAGCGAGTATAACCTGGCCTTGCCTGGCGCGCCGCGTAAAATCGGCATCAGTCTGGAGACACACTGGTGATGTTGACGGATATCCTTCATGGATTCGTTGTTGAAGCGCTCGCACTTGCGGGCGCTTTGGCGCTTCGCCGGGC contains:
- a CDS encoding TonB-dependent receptor — encoded protein: MMLSKLLSTSALTGVWAALACVCASAAFAAPDAPVQVPGDAAVEVVVTGQKVSRSLQKTTDSVAVTSARKIQDENLQDIYDVFARTANVTETYGGTGFSIRGIRNDSITGGGAGSLSTIYFDGAALPDGAVASTPLDMWDVRQVEVYRGPQSTLQGLNALAGAVIINSVDPSNDWNVKARVMGADSGDRSVAVAGGGPLVTDKLAFRIALEDSHTEGLVYNPTRKEYVDEADALNARAKLLWTPTADAKIGLTLSHIERDGGYLYTYSRTDVPNWYDNRTDYSDAPNDGRNRTDIVTLKGDYNLSDRWTMSAVASWNHVKTYGSYDGDYTAADVAYGVNRYDDKTFSQELHFNYKGNRLQGLVGIYHVKRDSSTVTASLTNVDLPKTTLASALIAYGLPATTANAVVDLYAAAFPVIPVDFSADTPETTENAAIFADGTYQLTEKLSLIGGLRYDYEDYTTGTSATAKLKGSYPDPAAYGAYAALITALNGAIDSQVTAAGQTTPASTRTFRAFLPKAGVKYAFTPDISGSFTVQRGYRAGGSSVNTARSSVVAYDPEYTWNYEASLRSAWFDGSLIVNANAYYIDWTDQQVLVNLGLNAYDYQTENAGKSHLYGFEVEASQRVSSAFQWYGSLGYSRTKFDEFVVTSGTLFADYTDAEFAYAPHYTIALGGTYRWTNGVFANLNANHTSGAYSGTDVTEQQAYSVDAKTLVNAKVGYETEHWGLYLYASNLLDERYVSYWRSEYNLALPGAPRKIGISLETHW